A portion of the Aquamicrobium lusatiense genome contains these proteins:
- a CDS encoding type I secretion system permease/ATPase, whose translation MRDFYGPSRHHAVRDVENVLPRSSKNTASQALASCRSAFFAVALFSAFVNILMLTGSIYMLQVYDRVLPSRSVPTLVALSIIVAVLYILLGLFDWLRQRILSRVGVELERKLGGPVLRAILGAQVRGAPGGTQLSRDLDSVRSFLSGLGPTTLFDLPWIPLYGGLCFVLHPYLGWTLVAGGAVLVVLALLTEVLSRRPSTELARTGGERASMVEAARRNAEAVTALGMGGRVAGLFERVTDRHVAASLGAADITSTLGGISKTVRFMLQSAMLGVGAWLVMHDEASSGVMIAASVLSSRALAPIELAINSWRPFIGARQAWGRLVAGLSAEQSAPSVAPERPHRAMTLDRISIAPPGSQTPTVRDVAFTLEAGQGLAIIGPSASGKSTLARAMVGVWPVLRGSLRLDGATLDQWPEEERGAIVGYLPQDIQLFAGTVAENIARFDPSMTEDAVRAAAAAAGAYDLIVGLPKGFDTPIGEAGGILSGGQRQRIALARALYRDPFLVVLDEPNSSLDADGDAALTAAIAGVRARGGIVIVVAHRPAALAGIDLVLILAEGQMQAFGPKDEVLRKSLVPASQPASPVGPEMSGSKKSGPKIVKAAADARG comes from the coding sequence ATGCGCGACTTTTATGGGCCGTCTCGTCATCATGCCGTTCGGGACGTGGAAAACGTGTTGCCCAGATCCAGTAAGAACACAGCCAGTCAGGCGCTCGCTTCCTGCCGCTCGGCGTTTTTCGCCGTTGCCCTGTTTTCGGCCTTCGTCAACATTCTGATGCTGACGGGCTCGATCTACATGCTGCAGGTCTATGACCGGGTGTTGCCTTCCAGAAGCGTGCCTACCCTCGTGGCCCTGTCGATCATCGTGGCGGTCCTCTATATCCTGCTCGGCTTGTTCGACTGGCTGCGTCAGCGCATCCTGAGCCGCGTGGGTGTGGAACTTGAACGCAAGCTTGGCGGACCTGTTCTGCGCGCGATCCTCGGCGCTCAGGTGCGCGGTGCTCCCGGCGGCACCCAGCTTTCGCGCGATCTCGACAGTGTTCGCAGCTTCCTGTCCGGACTTGGACCCACCACCCTGTTCGATCTGCCGTGGATACCGCTCTATGGCGGGCTTTGCTTTGTCCTCCACCCCTATCTGGGCTGGACGCTGGTTGCCGGCGGAGCGGTCCTCGTCGTGCTGGCGCTGCTGACGGAAGTTCTTTCGCGCCGTCCCAGCACGGAACTGGCGCGCACGGGCGGGGAACGCGCATCCATGGTCGAGGCAGCCCGGCGCAATGCGGAGGCTGTCACCGCCCTTGGCATGGGCGGACGGGTTGCCGGTCTGTTCGAGCGTGTCACCGACCGGCATGTCGCCGCCAGCCTTGGCGCAGCAGATATCACCAGCACGCTTGGCGGTATCTCGAAGACGGTGCGTTTCATGCTCCAGTCCGCCATGCTTGGGGTGGGGGCATGGCTGGTGATGCACGATGAGGCATCATCCGGCGTTATGATCGCAGCTTCGGTGCTGAGCAGCCGGGCGCTGGCGCCGATCGAACTTGCCATCAACAGCTGGCGTCCCTTCATCGGTGCGCGGCAGGCCTGGGGGCGTCTGGTGGCGGGGCTGTCGGCTGAACAGTCCGCACCTTCCGTCGCGCCCGAGCGTCCGCACCGCGCGATGACGCTCGACCGTATCTCCATTGCGCCGCCCGGCAGCCAGACACCTACTGTGAGGGATGTTGCCTTCACGCTGGAGGCAGGGCAGGGGCTGGCGATCATCGGGCCTTCCGCTTCCGGAAAATCCACGCTCGCACGCGCTATGGTCGGTGTCTGGCCGGTTCTGCGTGGCAGCCTGAGGCTCGACGGGGCGACGCTGGACCAGTGGCCGGAAGAGGAGCGGGGAGCCATCGTCGGCTATCTGCCGCAAGACATCCAGCTTTTTGCCGGAACGGTGGCTGAGAACATTGCCCGCTTCGACCCTTCCATGACGGAGGATGCTGTGCGCGCGGCGGCGGCCGCTGCCGGTGCCTATGATCTGATTGTGGGACTTCCGAAGGGGTTCGATACGCCGATTGGCGAAGCGGGCGGTATCCTGTCCGGCGGCCAGAGGCAGCGGATCGCCCTGGCGAGGGCACTCTATCGCGACCCCTTCCTGGTCGTGCTCGATGAACCAAATTCCAGCCTCGATGCGGATGGCGATGCAGCGCTGACGGCGGCGATCGCCGGGGTGCGCGCGCGAGGCGGCATCGTCATCGTCGTGGCGCACCGGCCTGCCGCACTGGCGGGAATAGATCTGGTGCTCATTCTTGCCGAAGGGCAGATGCAGGCATTCGGGCCGAAGGACGAAGTGCTCCGAAAAAGCCTCGTTCCCGCCTCGCAGCCTGCTTCCCCTGTTGGTCCCGAAATGTCCGGATCCAAAAAGAGCGGCCCCAAAATCGTGAAGGCAGCAGCAGATGCGCGCGGTTAA
- a CDS encoding LysR family transcriptional regulator codes for MAPVTQLRAFHFVATSGGYSQAAREMAVSQSTLSGQVRQLEAISGVTLFERGPRGVSLTPDGEALYKVTSRLFSALSEAGTMLKSRRVEGGRLRVAADGTAHTLPILGELRRRRPRLTFSIQVENSDSVIEQIIQYRVDVGITAQLPKDARLHSQPLTSMKVGVFLPKDHPWVPRGSVSIGDLEGQPFVLRERGSRTREVLEQNLTEHGVTLGDVIEVSTREGVRDAVAAGFGVGAIADLEFGNDPRLHFLPLQDARFPINEYVVCLDERRRLPMIAEFFRCALDSFQSPAQFPAQSPAPAPAAG; via the coding sequence ATGGCACCCGTCACACAATTGCGTGCATTTCATTTCGTGGCGACATCGGGTGGCTACTCGCAGGCGGCGCGCGAGATGGCGGTGAGCCAGTCAACGCTTTCCGGGCAGGTCCGCCAGCTCGAAGCGATCTCCGGCGTCACGCTGTTCGAGAGGGGCCCGCGGGGTGTCAGCCTCACTCCCGATGGCGAAGCGCTCTATAAAGTCACCTCGCGCCTTTTTTCGGCCCTCTCGGAAGCCGGCACCATGCTCAAGAGCCGCCGGGTCGAGGGAGGTCGATTGCGGGTGGCGGCCGATGGCACCGCCCACACACTTCCCATTCTGGGCGAGCTGCGAAGGCGGCGGCCGAGGCTCACCTTTTCCATTCAGGTTGAGAATTCAGACAGTGTGATCGAGCAGATCATCCAGTACCGCGTCGATGTCGGCATCACCGCCCAGCTTCCGAAGGATGCCCGCCTCCACAGCCAGCCGCTCACCAGCATGAAGGTGGGCGTGTTCCTGCCCAAAGACCATCCATGGGTTCCGCGCGGATCCGTCAGCATCGGAGATCTGGAGGGACAGCCTTTCGTGCTGCGTGAACGCGGCTCGCGCACGCGTGAGGTGCTGGAACAGAATCTTACCGAGCACGGCGTGACGCTGGGCGACGTAATCGAGGTGTCGACCAGAGAAGGCGTGCGCGATGCGGTCGCCGCCGGCTTTGGGGTCGGCGCGATTGCGGATCTCGAATTCGGCAATGATCCGCGCCTGCATTTCCTGCCGCTTCAGGACGCACGTTTCCCCATCAACGAATATGTGGTCTGCCTGGACGAGCGGCGGCGGCTGCCGATGATCGCGGAATTCTTTCGCTGCGCTCTGGACTCGTTTCAGTCTCCGGCCCAGTTTCCGGCGCAATCCCCTGCACCCGCACCCGCTGCCGGCTGA
- a CDS encoding ATP-binding cassette domain-containing protein, which yields MTLTLNHVTKRFGDTVALDDISLTIERGEFISFLGPSGCGKTTLLRIIAGLELAEEGEVLLDGRDLSDTPARKRNFGVVFQSYSLFPNMTAQRNVGYGLECRRQPRTEIETRSAEMLRLVALSEHAHKLPSQLSGGQQQRVALARALAPRPDVLLLDEPLSALDAKVRETLRLEIRELQKRLGITTIMVTHDQEEALTMADRIVVMNTGHIAQVGTARELYDRPATRFVAEFIGRMNILKLDEGRYAGRTVELPGQHRDAKLIGIRPEDVRVHAGIAVPNGGCFQASLRNVVYLGNLAHLVLDIEGAQGEVVAEVAGHALHDLTAAGQVAVGFPRESIKVLG from the coding sequence GTGACGCTCACCCTCAACCACGTGACGAAGCGCTTCGGTGATACCGTTGCGCTCGACGACATTTCCCTCACCATAGAGCGTGGCGAGTTCATCAGCTTCCTGGGGCCTTCGGGCTGCGGAAAGACGACGCTGCTTCGCATCATCGCAGGCCTTGAACTGGCTGAGGAAGGCGAGGTGCTGCTCGACGGACGCGATCTGTCCGATACGCCGGCGCGCAAGCGCAATTTCGGCGTTGTTTTCCAGTCCTATTCGCTGTTTCCCAACATGACGGCGCAACGCAATGTCGGTTACGGGCTGGAATGCCGTCGGCAGCCGCGAACCGAGATTGAAACGCGCTCGGCCGAAATGCTGCGCCTGGTCGCGCTTTCCGAACATGCGCATAAGTTGCCCTCGCAGCTTTCCGGCGGGCAGCAGCAGCGTGTGGCGCTTGCCCGCGCACTGGCGCCTCGCCCTGACGTGTTGCTTCTCGATGAGCCGCTGTCGGCTCTCGATGCCAAGGTGCGCGAGACATTGCGCCTCGAAATCCGGGAGCTCCAGAAACGGCTCGGCATCACCACCATCATGGTCACCCACGATCAGGAAGAAGCGCTGACGATGGCCGACCGCATCGTGGTCATGAACACCGGCCACATTGCGCAGGTGGGCACCGCGCGTGAGCTTTATGACCGGCCCGCTACAAGGTTTGTCGCCGAATTCATCGGCCGCATGAACATACTGAAGCTGGATGAGGGGCGCTATGCCGGCAGGACAGTGGAACTGCCCGGCCAGCACCGGGATGCGAAGCTGATCGGCATTCGCCCGGAAGATGTTCGCGTTCATGCCGGCATCGCCGTGCCCAACGGCGGATGCTTTCAGGCCAGCCTGCGCAACGTCGTGTATCTCGGCAACCTCGCTCATCTGGTACTCGACATTGAGGGCGCACAGGGCGAAGTGGTTGCCGAAGTTGCAGGCCATGCGCTGCACGACCTCACCGCGGCCGGTCAGGTGGCTGTCGGGTTTCCACGCGAATCCATAAAAGTGCTCGGATGA
- a CDS encoding HlyD family type I secretion periplasmic adaptor subunit: MRAVNENSPHGGAAGEEARRADPRRDIRRASFFGIATIGILFGTVGLWAATAPLAGAVIASGKVVVESNVRRIQHPSGGVVAEIRVRDGDYVRAGDVLIRLDETNAKASLALIDIELLRLQARKARLEAERDGLSRLVFPEALRDRADDKAVIEAVRSEERLFDIRKAAADVQRSQLRERIEQSNEEITGLAAQINARNRQTVLIGQELESVQKLFDNDLVALSRLTSLQREASRLEGEAGSLVADTARARGRIAEIELQIIQIDEDLRREVSTELRDVDGKIADLLERRIAARDQLDRIEMRAPQDGVVHQQTVHTIGGVIGPAEQIMLIVPETDGLVVEARVEPAMIDRLHVGQKAMVLFPAFDSATTPELEGSVVHVSADSSTDQQTGASYYTVRVALGKEQVQRLSGKELLPGMPAEAFIQTGSRTAFAYLVKPVEDQLARAFRYD; encoded by the coding sequence ATGCGCGCGGTTAATGAAAACAGCCCCCATGGAGGCGCAGCAGGTGAAGAAGCTCGTCGCGCCGATCCGCGCCGGGATATCCGCCGCGCTTCGTTCTTTGGCATTGCAACCATTGGAATCCTGTTCGGAACGGTGGGCCTGTGGGCGGCGACGGCACCGCTGGCCGGCGCCGTCATTGCATCAGGCAAGGTGGTCGTTGAAAGCAATGTAAGGCGCATCCAGCATCCGTCCGGCGGCGTGGTCGCTGAAATCCGCGTCAGGGATGGCGACTATGTGCGGGCGGGCGATGTTCTGATCCGTCTCGATGAAACCAATGCGAAGGCAAGTCTGGCGCTGATCGATATCGAGCTTCTGCGCCTGCAGGCCCGCAAGGCCCGGCTGGAAGCGGAGCGCGATGGTCTTTCCCGTCTGGTTTTTCCGGAAGCCCTGCGCGACCGTGCCGATGACAAGGCTGTGATCGAAGCTGTCCGCAGCGAGGAGCGTCTGTTCGATATCCGCAAGGCCGCCGCCGACGTGCAGCGCTCCCAGCTTCGCGAGCGCATAGAACAGTCGAATGAGGAGATTACGGGGCTGGCTGCCCAGATAAATGCACGCAACAGGCAGACTGTCCTCATCGGTCAGGAGCTGGAAAGCGTCCAGAAGCTGTTTGACAACGACCTCGTGGCCCTGTCGCGGCTTACATCGCTCCAGCGCGAGGCTTCACGACTTGAAGGCGAGGCGGGCAGCCTTGTTGCAGATACGGCGCGCGCCAGAGGCCGCATCGCCGAGATCGAGTTGCAGATCATCCAGATCGACGAGGATCTGCGACGGGAAGTCTCCACGGAACTGCGCGATGTCGATGGCAAGATCGCCGATCTGCTGGAACGCCGCATTGCCGCGCGTGACCAGCTCGACCGTATCGAAATGCGCGCGCCGCAGGATGGTGTCGTTCATCAGCAGACGGTGCATACGATCGGCGGCGTCATCGGCCCTGCCGAGCAAATCATGCTGATCGTGCCGGAGACGGACGGGCTCGTCGTCGAAGCGCGGGTGGAGCCCGCCATGATCGACCGCCTGCATGTCGGGCAGAAGGCGATGGTGCTTTTCCCGGCCTTCGACAGCGCCACGACTCCGGAACTGGAAGGCAGCGTGGTGCATGTATCCGCCGATTCCAGCACCGATCAGCAGACCGGAGCATCCTACTATACGGTGCGTGTCGCTCTCGGAAAGGAGCAGGTTCAGCGTCTCAGCGGCAAGGAACTGTTGCCCGGCATGCCTGCGGAAGCCTTCATCCAGACCGGATCGCGCACGGCGTTTGCCTATCTGGTGAAGCCCGTGGAGGATCAGCTCGCCCGTGCCTTCCGCTACGATTGA
- a CDS encoding ABC transporter permease subunit, producing the protein MIAINKEGARPVTVRRRNWLAPALPALIVAIPLVLFVLYPLIHILGRSFSTPDGLGLANYVAMLGNERFLRITANSFAVTIVSAALAIVLAYAFAYAVQRSTMPLRNLFRLIAVLPLFAPSLVQAQGLVLLFGRNGLINRSFGLSIDLYGYWGIVIASVLYVFPYAFLILSAALAVADARIYESAEMLGASKWRAFRTVTLPGTRYGLAAAIFVCFTLVITDFGNPMVIGGDYIVLASEVYNQVIGQANFEMGTVIGMVLLVPAAIAAIVEKRVSARQFSLINEHSKPLIPQKDRLRDALLLGVVLLISMAILSIVLVVVFASFVHLWPYRMTFSLRHYAFDVQNGTQPLWNSIYVSLMAAGIGVMAVTAAAYVIEKFPSPAARGLYFLSILPAAVPGMVLGLGYILAFNNPANPIYAIYGTLLIIAIANVYYYHAHGFLISGTSMKQISGRFDEASATLGGSRLQTFARVTLPLLFPTLVGIAVFFFMRSMVTLSAVIFLITPNTQMAAVSVLYLQDRGATNQAAAFSVCIIAIIMIVLLAMRLLLNATGHRHISLIR; encoded by the coding sequence ATGATTGCCATCAATAAGGAGGGCGCGCGGCCCGTCACCGTGCGCAGGCGCAACTGGCTGGCGCCCGCGCTGCCGGCGCTGATCGTCGCCATTCCGCTTGTCCTGTTCGTCCTTTATCCGCTCATCCATATCCTCGGCCGGTCGTTCTCGACGCCGGACGGGCTGGGTCTGGCCAATTATGTGGCGATGCTCGGCAATGAGCGGTTCCTGCGCATCACCGCAAACTCCTTTGCCGTCACCATCGTCAGCGCGGCGCTGGCGATCGTGCTTGCCTATGCGTTCGCCTATGCCGTGCAGCGCTCCACCATGCCCCTGCGCAATCTGTTCCGCCTCATTGCCGTGCTGCCGCTGTTCGCGCCATCGCTGGTGCAGGCGCAGGGGCTGGTCCTGCTGTTCGGCCGTAACGGGCTGATCAACCGCAGCTTTGGCCTCAGCATCGATCTTTACGGTTACTGGGGCATCGTCATCGCTTCGGTCCTCTACGTGTTTCCATACGCGTTTCTGATCCTTTCAGCTGCGCTCGCGGTGGCCGATGCGCGCATCTATGAAAGCGCGGAAATGCTCGGGGCCTCGAAGTGGCGGGCCTTTCGCACGGTGACGCTGCCGGGGACCCGGTATGGCCTCGCCGCTGCGATTTTCGTCTGCTTCACGCTCGTCATCACCGATTTCGGCAACCCGATGGTTATCGGCGGGGACTACATCGTGCTGGCGTCGGAAGTGTACAATCAGGTGATCGGTCAGGCGAATTTCGAAATGGGAACGGTGATCGGCATGGTGCTGCTCGTTCCCGCGGCGATTGCCGCCATCGTCGAAAAACGAGTCAGCGCCCGACAATTCTCGCTGATCAACGAACATTCGAAACCGCTGATCCCGCAAAAAGACCGTCTGCGCGACGCGCTGCTTCTTGGCGTCGTCCTGCTGATTTCGATGGCGATATTGTCGATCGTTCTGGTGGTTGTGTTCGCCTCATTCGTGCATCTGTGGCCATACAGGATGACCTTTTCGCTGCGCCACTACGCGTTCGACGTTCAGAACGGCACCCAGCCGCTGTGGAACTCGATCTATGTTTCACTAATGGCGGCGGGCATCGGCGTCATGGCGGTGACGGCGGCGGCCTACGTCATCGAGAAATTCCCGTCTCCGGCGGCGCGGGGGCTCTACTTCCTGTCAATTCTTCCGGCGGCTGTGCCGGGCATGGTGCTGGGCCTTGGCTATATTCTGGCCTTCAACAATCCCGCCAACCCGATATACGCCATCTATGGCACGCTGCTCATCATCGCCATCGCCAACGTCTATTACTATCATGCCCACGGTTTCCTGATCTCGGGAACCAGCATGAAGCAGATCAGCGGGCGCTTCGATGAAGCCTCGGCCACGCTGGGCGGCAGCCGGTTGCAGACCTTTGCCAGGGTCACGCTGCCGCTTCTGTTTCCGACGCTGGTGGGGATTGCCGTCTTCTTCTTCATGCGCTCGATGGTGACGTTGTCGGCGGTGATATTCCTCATCACGCCCAACACGCAGATGGCTGCGGTATCCGTGCTTTACCTTCAGGACCGGGGCGCAACCAATCAGGCCGCAGCTTTCTCGGTCTGCATCATCGCCATCATCATGATTGTGCTGCTGGCGATGCGCCTGCTGCTCAACGCCACCGGACACCGTCACATATCTCTGATCCGCTGA